From a single Silene latifolia isolate original U9 population chromosome 6, ASM4854445v1, whole genome shotgun sequence genomic region:
- the LOC141658581 gene encoding putative germin-like protein 2-1 translates to METKVGMIAIICMAFAISFYVANAADPSPLQSFCVGINDPNSAVFVNGKFCKNPNDVSINDFIHKNFNVAGNTSNIQGANATLVDESLFPGLNTLGVAMARVDFAPSGLNTPHLHPLGSEIFAVMEGSLYAGFVTTDNKLFDTVIGPGDMIVFPQGLIHFQLNIGDTEALAIASFGSQNPLRVNVPNALFGTNPPILGDVLTKAFQVDGNVIDKLRGQFPGQENGVETGRSILRLIQQNSS, encoded by the exons ATGGAGACGAAAGTTGGAATGATAGCAATAATTTGCATGGCATTTGCAATAAGTTTTTACGTTGCAAATGCAGCTGATCCTTCTCCTCTTCAAAGTTTCTGTGTTGGAATTAATGACCCTAATTCCGCAG TATTTGTGAACGGAAAATTCTGCAAAAACCCTAATGACGTGTCAATCAACGACTTCATACATAAAAATTTCAACGTAGCCGGTAACACAAGCAATATTCAAGGAGCAAACGCAACATTAGTAGACGAATCCTTATTCCCGGGGCTAAACACCTTAGGAGTAGCCATGGCACGGGTCGATTTCGCCCCATCCGGCCTAAACACCCCTCACTTACACCCACTCGGGTCTGAAATATTCGCAGTCATGGAGGGATCATTATACGCCGGGTTTGTAACAACCGATAACAAACTTTTTGACACGGTCATTGGTCCCGGGGACATGATTGTATTTCCACAAGGGTTGATACATTTTCAGCTTAATATTGGTGATACTGAAGCTCTTGCAATTGCTTCATTTGGTAGTCAAAATCCTCTACGTGTTAACGTTCCGAATGCTTTATTTGGAACTAACCCTCCAATTTTGGGTGATGTTCTTACAAAAGCATTTCAAGTTGATGGAAATGTGATTGATAAACTCCGAGGGCAATTTCCGGGTCAAGAAAATGGGGTTGAGACTGGAAGATCTATCTTGAGGTTAATTCAGCAGAATTCTTCTTAA